One segment of Marinobacter sediminum DNA contains the following:
- a CDS encoding ribose-phosphate diphosphokinase has product MSKLMIFAGNANPELAKAIAQKLHIPMGQATVGRFSDGETTVEINENVRGHDVFIIQPTCYPTNDNLMELIVMADALRRASATRVTAVIPYYGYARQDRRVRSTRVAISAKVVADMISSIGVDRVLTVDLHADQIQGFFDIPVDNIYATPVMLEDIEKQRFENFIVVSPDVGGVVRARAVAKKLDDADLAIIDKRRPKANVSQVMHIIGDVRDKTCILVDDIIDTAGTLCKAANALKEHGAARVVAYITHPVLSGPAIDNINASQLDELVVCDTIPLGDKAKNCDRIRVLSMAGLMAESIRRVSNEESISAMFDNA; this is encoded by the coding sequence GTGTCCAAACTGATGATTTTTGCTGGCAACGCCAACCCTGAGCTTGCCAAAGCCATCGCGCAGAAACTCCATATTCCCATGGGGCAGGCCACTGTAGGCCGTTTTAGCGACGGCGAAACCACCGTTGAGATCAATGAGAACGTCCGTGGTCATGATGTCTTCATCATTCAGCCGACCTGCTACCCCACCAACGATAACCTGATGGAACTGATCGTGATGGCCGATGCGCTTCGCCGTGCATCCGCAACGCGTGTCACTGCTGTCATCCCCTATTACGGATACGCACGCCAGGATCGCCGGGTACGCTCGACTCGGGTAGCCATCAGCGCCAAGGTTGTTGCAGACATGATCTCCAGCATCGGCGTGGACCGCGTCCTGACCGTTGACCTGCACGCTGACCAGATCCAGGGCTTCTTCGACATTCCGGTGGACAACATCTACGCCACCCCGGTCATGCTCGAAGACATTGAAAAGCAGCGCTTTGAGAACTTTATCGTCGTTTCTCCGGACGTTGGCGGCGTTGTTCGCGCCCGCGCCGTTGCCAAGAAACTGGACGATGCCGATCTGGCCATCATCGACAAGCGACGCCCCAAGGCCAACGTTTCCCAGGTCATGCACATCATTGGTGATGTCCGAGACAAGACCTGCATCCTGGTAGACGACATCATCGATACCGCCGGCACCCTTTGCAAAGCTGCCAATGCTCTCAAGGAGCATGGCGCCGCCCGCGTTGTTGCTTATATAACGCATCCGGTTTTGTCTGGCCCCGCAATCGATAACATAAATGCATCCCAACTGGATGAACTGGTCGTTTGCGACACCATCCCGCTGGGTGACAAAGCGAAAAATTGTGATAGAATCCGCGTCCTCAGCATGGCGGGTCTGATGGCGGAGTCCATTCGCCGCGTCAGCAATGAAGAATCGATCAGCGCCATGTTCGACAATGCCTGA
- the ispE gene encoding 4-(cytidine 5'-diphospho)-2-C-methyl-D-erythritol kinase: protein MIRTLTLPSPAKLNLFLHIVGRRPDGYHELQTLFQFLDYGDDITFTLTPDQPGVRLAEPIAGVPDEENLIIRAAKALEARATDHLPGVTISIAKRLPMGGGLGGGSSNAATTLLGLNHLWQLGLSIDELAEMGLTLGADVPVFVRGHAALGEGVGEKLTPVDPPEDWFVVLKPDCDINTGKIFSEQGLTRNTPRITIAPAFEGDASRSRNDCEDVVRKLYPEVNESLEWLTQFGPARLTGTGACIFGRFPTESAARIIWESKPSGITGFVAKGVNISPLHKKLTELK from the coding sequence GTGATCAGGACGCTCACGCTGCCTTCACCCGCAAAGCTTAACCTCTTTCTTCACATCGTCGGGCGTCGGCCGGATGGTTACCACGAACTGCAAACCCTGTTTCAGTTTCTGGACTACGGTGACGACATCACCTTTACCCTGACACCAGATCAGCCAGGCGTAAGGCTTGCAGAACCCATTGCAGGCGTTCCCGACGAAGAGAACCTGATCATCCGTGCCGCGAAGGCGCTGGAGGCCAGGGCAACCGATCATCTTCCAGGTGTCACCATAAGCATCGCAAAACGTTTGCCCATGGGCGGCGGCCTGGGAGGCGGCAGCTCAAATGCCGCGACAACCCTCCTGGGCCTGAATCACCTTTGGCAACTCGGCCTGAGCATTGATGAATTGGCCGAAATGGGCCTTACCCTGGGCGCCGACGTTCCGGTGTTCGTGCGGGGCCATGCAGCACTTGGTGAGGGCGTGGGCGAGAAGCTCACTCCGGTCGACCCGCCCGAAGACTGGTTTGTGGTTCTAAAACCTGACTGCGATATAAACACAGGTAAGATTTTTTCAGAGCAAGGGTTGACAAGAAACACCCCTAGAATCACAATAGCGCCCGCTTTTGAGGGAGACGCCTCGAGGTCCCGAAACGACTGTGAGGATGTAGTTCGAAAACTGTATCCTGAGGTTAACGAAAGCCTGGAATGGCTTACACAATTCGGACCAGCAAGATTAACCGGAACCGGGGCTTGCATATTTGGACGTTTCCCGACAGAATCCGCAGCCCGGATCATCTGGGAAAGCAAACCCTCCGGCATCACGGGGTTCGTAGCTAAAGGGGTGAACATATCACCTCTACACAAAAAGCTGACAGAGCTAAAATGA
- the lolB gene encoding lipoprotein insertase outer membrane protein LolB encodes MRKQLRLWFLLSLITFLGACTTIQLEPLPEGMTDQPPAGWADRTAQLSRFDHWRLMGKLAVRQPSDSGTALINHWIQSGEAYDLALSSSLLGIGSTTLKGVPGFIELTMPSGDTYRSGEPEALVEAATGWQLPLNHLVWWIRGLPAPDGDFRLLFDENRQLAMIRQAGWEIRYDRWQQFLPDYPSLPARITALKGEKRVRLVVSEWNSQEAAR; translated from the coding sequence ATGCGGAAGCAGCTCCGCCTGTGGTTTCTGTTGTCACTCATTACGTTTTTGGGTGCCTGCACCACCATCCAGCTGGAACCCCTGCCAGAGGGTATGACGGATCAGCCACCGGCAGGCTGGGCCGATCGAACCGCTCAGCTCAGCCGCTTTGATCACTGGCGACTGATGGGAAAGCTGGCCGTGCGCCAGCCCTCAGACAGTGGCACCGCCCTGATCAACCACTGGATCCAGAGCGGAGAAGCCTACGATCTCGCCCTCTCCTCCTCACTCCTTGGCATAGGCAGCACAACACTCAAGGGCGTACCCGGATTTATCGAGCTGACCATGCCAAGCGGTGACACCTACCGTTCCGGAGAACCGGAAGCCCTGGTGGAAGCCGCGACCGGCTGGCAATTACCCCTGAACCACCTGGTCTGGTGGATCCGGGGCCTGCCCGCCCCGGACGGCGATTTCAGACTGCTGTTTGATGAGAACCGCCAACTCGCGATGATTCGGCAAGCCGGCTGGGAGATCCGCTACGATCGCTGGCAACAGTTCCTGCCTGATTACCCCTCCCTGCCCGCAAGAATCACCGCACTGAAGGGTGAAAAACGGGTACGACTGGTCGTCAGTGAGTGGAACAGCCAGGAGGCTGCACGGTGA
- a CDS encoding molybdopterin-synthase adenylyltransferase MoeB codes for MLSDDELLRYSRQILMPRFDVAGQEALKSARVLVIGAGGLGCPVALYLGAAGVGHLTLVDDDDIELANLQRQIAFEQGQLGDSKAETLADRVRRINPQVSVTALNQRLSGDELVRQVEDASLVLDCSDNFNTRFALNRACVAARVPLVSGAAIRGEGQLSVYDSRVDSSPCYHCLYPEQGNEDLTCSEAGVIAPLVGMIGSAQAMEAIKVISGIGKSLIGRLLILDAWEMQWREMKLARDPECPVCADR; via the coding sequence ATGCTGAGTGATGACGAGCTGCTGCGTTACAGCCGGCAGATACTGATGCCCAGGTTCGATGTGGCGGGCCAGGAAGCGCTGAAGTCTGCCCGTGTGTTGGTCATCGGTGCCGGTGGTCTTGGCTGTCCGGTAGCGCTCTACCTCGGAGCTGCGGGCGTGGGGCATCTGACCCTCGTGGACGACGATGACATTGAGTTGGCAAACCTCCAGCGCCAGATCGCGTTTGAGCAAGGCCAGTTGGGTGACTCAAAGGCAGAAACGCTGGCGGATCGTGTACGGCGAATTAATCCACAGGTGTCGGTCACCGCTCTGAATCAACGTCTGAGCGGGGATGAGCTGGTTCGTCAGGTGGAAGATGCCAGTCTGGTTTTGGATTGCAGCGACAACTTCAACACCCGCTTTGCCCTGAACCGGGCCTGCGTGGCTGCCAGGGTGCCCCTTGTGTCTGGAGCCGCCATTCGCGGGGAGGGGCAGTTATCGGTTTATGATTCGCGCGTCGATAGTAGTCCCTGCTATCACTGTCTGTATCCGGAGCAGGGCAATGAGGATCTGACCTGCTCTGAGGCCGGCGTTATCGCGCCTCTGGTCGGCATGATTGGTTCTGCCCAGGCGATGGAGGCCATCAAAGTCATCTCGGGGATTGGTAAGTCCCTGATCGGACGCCTGCTGATTCTCGATGCCTGGGAAATGCAATGGCGCGAAATGAAGCTGGCCCGCGATCCGGAATGCCCTGTTTGCGCTGACCGGTAA
- the phrB gene encoding deoxyribodipyrimidine photo-lyase: protein MTQLVWFRNDLRVADNPALTAACKEKAGVRACFIVTPEQWLEHDWSPARVHFLIAHANALSEELAKLGIPLTFISASRFDDSLVKLEQFCHENGISKAHFNEEYGVNERRRDKAFKQRLDSLGIGVCKYRDQTVAPVGDILTQQREPYSVFTPFSRRWRSWVDETQPSAFPIPPAQSDAIEPAKLNEIPEPFREAPPALVETGEDAAHRELEGFLSERGGAYKDDRDFPAIDGTSQLSPYLANGVLSGRQCLLAAHQAQGMGGNQEGLTTWINEIAWRDFYINILYHYPRVSMHRAFKPETENLAWNDPGDRFDAWKTGHTGIPIVDAAMRQLNETGWMHNRLRMVTAMFLTKNLFIDWRLGEAYFMSKLVDGFLASNNGGWQWSASTGTDAAPYFRVFNPVTQSERFDPKGYFIRQWVPELAKLDAKRIHNPGKGGVIPKGYPRPIVDLKESRKDAIAKFQALKE from the coding sequence ATGACACAGCTGGTCTGGTTCCGGAATGACCTTCGGGTTGCTGACAACCCCGCCCTTACCGCCGCCTGCAAGGAGAAAGCCGGGGTGCGCGCCTGTTTTATCGTGACACCAGAGCAGTGGCTGGAGCACGACTGGTCGCCTGCTCGGGTGCATTTCCTCATAGCTCACGCCAACGCGCTCTCCGAAGAGCTCGCAAAGCTCGGCATTCCCCTGACCTTCATCTCAGCCAGCCGGTTTGATGACAGCCTCGTCAAGCTGGAGCAGTTTTGCCATGAAAACGGTATCTCCAAGGCGCACTTTAACGAGGAGTACGGTGTCAATGAGCGGCGAAGGGACAAGGCTTTCAAGCAGCGGCTGGATAGCCTGGGAATCGGCGTCTGCAAATACCGCGACCAGACCGTCGCTCCGGTAGGCGATATCCTGACCCAGCAGCGGGAGCCCTATTCGGTATTCACACCGTTTTCGAGACGCTGGCGCAGCTGGGTCGATGAGACTCAACCATCAGCATTCCCGATTCCACCTGCCCAGAGCGATGCCATAGAACCGGCAAAGCTTAATGAGATTCCGGAACCTTTCAGAGAGGCACCGCCGGCACTGGTAGAAACCGGCGAAGACGCCGCTCATCGAGAACTGGAAGGCTTTCTCAGCGAACGTGGGGGCGCCTACAAGGATGACCGGGACTTCCCGGCCATCGACGGCACCAGTCAGCTCTCACCCTACCTGGCTAACGGTGTGCTCTCGGGTCGCCAGTGTTTGCTGGCTGCACATCAGGCTCAGGGGATGGGCGGCAATCAGGAGGGCCTGACAACATGGATCAACGAAATCGCCTGGCGGGATTTCTACATCAATATTCTCTACCACTACCCTCGGGTCAGCATGCACAGGGCGTTCAAACCTGAAACCGAGAATCTGGCGTGGAACGATCCCGGCGACAGGTTTGACGCCTGGAAGACCGGGCATACCGGCATTCCCATCGTCGATGCGGCCATGCGCCAACTGAATGAGACGGGCTGGATGCACAACCGCCTGAGAATGGTTACCGCCATGTTCCTGACCAAGAACCTGTTCATCGACTGGCGCCTGGGAGAAGCCTATTTCATGTCAAAACTGGTGGATGGTTTCCTGGCCTCGAATAATGGCGGCTGGCAGTGGAGTGCCTCAACCGGTACTGACGCCGCGCCCTATTTCCGGGTGTTTAACCCGGTCACCCAGAGCGAGAGGTTCGATCCGAAAGGTTATTTCATTCGGCAGTGGGTGCCGGAACTGGCAAAGCTGGATGCCAAGCGCATTCACAATCCCGGCAAGGGTGGCGTGATCCCGAAGGGTTACCCAAGACCCATCGTCGACCTGAAGGAAAGCCGGAAAGACGCCATCGCGAAGTTTCAGGCTCTCAAAGAGTAA
- a CDS encoding tetratricopeptide repeat protein, translated as MHKSALFLVTCLIGLSLSGCASLTAPQETPATEEASKASGKTTSEESMEYADFEPDVLYLLLSAEIAAQRGRFDVTLVNYLKAAQKSRDKGVISRAMRIAQSLNGDNAQRQLAELWLEVDPDNIQAHRVSAIQAVKNDELGIALDHMEKIMDQGGDADFDSLAAMSGNLRPEQQQELLSLYNQMAERHPDIPELEYSIALLLKVTGNPGEALNRLKPLLEEKPNFQPAIILKGDLLYQTGDKREALDYLMTNTRRFPSNRRMGTLYGRMLIGEKELQTAQDEFNRLVKRYPNTPSLRLSYALVALENGQTGLAKEELTLLIEQGHHTNEANYYLGRVEDEAGNTEQAIGFYQSVQQGNYYFPALARASALLASNGKLDEAIENISTLRNTNPQQAENFWLLQVNLLLDQQQHQAALETATTALETFPENVQIRYARAMLLDTLDQPESAVDDLEQIIEENPDNAIALNALGYILTTRTDRLQEARRYIERALTLDPGNPAILDSMGWVLFREGQIQPALEYLARAWSAYPDPEVAAHYGEALWMSGAEEQARIIWKKGLEQDADHDILRETIERLTNSGDL; from the coding sequence ATGCACAAATCCGCACTGTTTTTGGTTACCTGCCTGATAGGCCTTTCATTGTCAGGCTGTGCCAGCCTCACCGCCCCCCAGGAAACGCCCGCCACCGAAGAAGCCTCGAAGGCTTCGGGCAAGACCACCAGCGAAGAGAGCATGGAATACGCCGACTTCGAGCCGGACGTCCTCTATCTTTTATTGTCAGCTGAAATTGCCGCACAGCGGGGTCGCTTCGATGTCACGCTGGTGAACTACCTGAAAGCAGCCCAGAAGTCCCGGGATAAAGGCGTCATCTCGCGGGCTATGCGCATTGCCCAGTCACTGAATGGCGACAACGCTCAAAGACAGCTTGCCGAACTCTGGCTGGAAGTGGATCCAGACAACATCCAGGCTCACAGGGTCTCCGCCATCCAGGCCGTCAAAAATGACGAACTGGGTATCGCGCTCGATCATATGGAAAAAATCATGGACCAGGGGGGCGATGCCGACTTTGACAGCCTGGCTGCCATGTCCGGCAACCTCCGCCCGGAGCAACAGCAGGAACTGCTCTCTTTATACAACCAGATGGCCGAACGCCACCCCGACATCCCCGAACTGGAATACAGCATTGCACTGCTATTAAAAGTGACAGGCAATCCTGGCGAAGCCCTGAATCGCCTGAAACCTCTGCTGGAAGAAAAACCCAACTTCCAGCCGGCCATCATCCTCAAAGGTGATCTTCTTTACCAGACCGGTGACAAGCGGGAAGCGCTGGACTACCTGATGACCAACACTCGCCGCTTCCCCAGCAATCGCCGGATGGGCACATTGTATGGTCGTATGCTGATCGGCGAGAAGGAGCTGCAGACAGCCCAGGACGAGTTCAACCGCCTGGTTAAACGTTACCCAAACACACCTAGCCTGCGCCTTTCCTATGCACTGGTGGCACTGGAAAATGGCCAGACCGGGCTGGCAAAAGAAGAACTCACCCTTCTGATTGAACAGGGCCACCACACCAACGAAGCCAACTACTATCTGGGCCGTGTTGAAGACGAAGCCGGCAACACCGAACAGGCCATCGGGTTTTACCAGAGCGTACAGCAGGGCAACTACTACTTCCCGGCCCTGGCAAGGGCAAGCGCCCTCCTCGCCTCGAACGGCAAACTGGACGAAGCGATAGAAAACATAAGCACCCTGCGCAACACCAATCCTCAGCAGGCCGAAAATTTCTGGCTTCTTCAGGTAAACCTGCTGCTGGATCAGCAACAGCATCAGGCCGCACTGGAAACCGCAACAACCGCACTCGAAACGTTCCCCGAAAACGTCCAGATCCGCTACGCGCGTGCGATGCTGCTGGATACATTGGACCAGCCAGAGAGCGCCGTGGACGATCTGGAACAGATCATCGAGGAAAATCCTGATAACGCCATAGCCCTTAACGCCCTCGGCTACATCCTGACCACCCGCACGGATCGACTGCAGGAAGCACGGAGATACATTGAACGAGCATTGACCCTGGACCCCGGGAACCCGGCCATCCTCGACAGCATGGGCTGGGTCCTGTTCAGGGAAGGCCAGATCCAGCCGGCCCTGGAGTATCTGGCCCGGGCCTGGTCCGCCTACCCGGACCCGGAAGTCGCCGCCCATTACGGCGAAGCACTCTGGATGAGTGGCGCAGAGGAACAGGCGCGCATCATCTGGAAGAAGGGACTGGAACAGGATGCCGACCATGACATCCTCAGGGAAACCATTGAGCGGCTGACAAACAGCGGAGACCTGTAA
- the prmC gene encoding peptide chain release factor N(5)-glutamine methyltransferase, translating into MTSKSLLTCESLLYQAAERIPSDSPRLDAELLLSHVTGLSRTSFRAWPEREVSVAHAAEFEALVSERVNGSPIAYLLGHQEFWSLPLYVSPSTLIPRPDTECLVEAALSLPLPASARVLDLGTGTGAIALALASEHADWQVTACDYVDEAVELAHRNARALQLPVRVVRSSWFSGLAAGKFDLVVSNPPYIASADHHLEQGDVRFEPSSALVSGEDGLDDLRLIVEQAPEWLEAGGWLLVEHGFDQAEAVRSLFESRGFVAVESRKDYGDCDRMTLGQWIGASVLRDQETGDQHAE; encoded by the coding sequence ATGACCAGTAAATCCTTACTGACCTGTGAGAGCCTGCTGTATCAGGCTGCAGAACGTATCCCCAGTGACAGTCCCCGGCTGGATGCGGAATTGTTGCTGAGTCATGTAACCGGGCTCAGCCGAACCAGCTTCCGGGCCTGGCCGGAGCGGGAGGTCTCCGTTGCGCATGCGGCAGAGTTTGAAGCACTGGTGTCCGAAAGGGTGAATGGGAGCCCCATTGCCTACCTGTTGGGGCATCAGGAGTTCTGGTCCCTTCCTTTATATGTCAGTCCGTCCACCCTGATTCCCCGGCCCGACACCGAGTGTCTGGTGGAAGCGGCGCTTTCCCTGCCGCTGCCAGCCAGTGCCCGGGTGCTGGATCTCGGTACCGGCACCGGAGCCATTGCTCTGGCATTGGCCAGCGAACATGCAGACTGGCAAGTGACTGCCTGCGATTACGTAGACGAGGCCGTTGAGCTTGCACACCGGAATGCCCGGGCGTTGCAGCTGCCTGTCCGTGTGGTGCGGAGTTCCTGGTTTTCCGGACTGGCCGCGGGGAAGTTTGATCTGGTCGTGTCTAACCCTCCCTATATCGCCAGTGCCGACCACCACCTTGAACAGGGTGATGTCCGGTTTGAGCCTTCTTCTGCGCTGGTGTCTGGCGAGGACGGTCTGGACGATTTGCGCCTGATCGTGGAACAGGCGCCGGAGTGGCTTGAGGCCGGGGGCTGGCTGCTGGTTGAGCATGGTTTCGATCAGGCCGAAGCGGTCCGTTCGCTGTTCGAGTCCCGGGGATTTGTGGCGGTTGAGAGCCGGAAAGACTACGGTGACTGCGACCGGATGACTCTGGGACAATGGATCGGAGCCTCTGTGTTACGGGATCAGGAAACAGGAGACCAACATGCTGAGTGA
- a CDS encoding 50S ribosomal protein L25/general stress protein Ctc, translating to MSQEFVIEAFPRDDQGRGASRRLRREERKIPAIIYGGKKEATAISIWHNELKKALENEAFFSHVLTVELNGKKESVILKDLQRHPYKPILTHADFLRVDKDHEIHVNVPLHFVNEEAAPAIKLHGGVANHQINEVEVICLPQNLPEFIEIDMMDVEMDQVVHLSDLKLPKGVKIAALLQGEDHDLPVVAIHKPRGAKTDEAEEGEEGEEGEEGENEKE from the coding sequence ATGTCTCAGGAATTTGTTATCGAAGCATTTCCTCGTGACGATCAGGGGAGAGGTGCGAGCCGCCGCCTGCGTCGTGAGGAACGGAAAATCCCGGCCATCATCTACGGTGGCAAGAAGGAAGCTACTGCGATTTCCATCTGGCACAACGAGCTCAAGAAGGCTCTGGAGAACGAAGCATTCTTCTCTCACGTACTGACCGTTGAGCTGAACGGCAAGAAAGAAAGCGTGATCCTGAAGGACCTGCAGCGTCACCCGTACAAGCCTATCCTGACTCACGCTGACTTCCTGCGCGTCGACAAGGATCACGAGATCCACGTTAACGTACCGCTGCACTTCGTGAACGAAGAAGCTGCACCGGCTATCAAGCTGCACGGCGGCGTTGCGAACCACCAGATCAACGAAGTAGAAGTGATCTGTCTGCCGCAGAACCTGCCTGAGTTCATCGAAATCGACATGATGGATGTCGAAATGGACCAGGTTGTTCACCTGAGCGACCTTAAACTGCCGAAGGGCGTCAAGATTGCAGCCCTGCTGCAGGGCGAAGATCACGACCTGCCAGTTGTCGCCATTCACAAGCCGCGCGGTGCCAAGACCGACGAAGCGGAAGAAGGTGAAGAAGGCGAAGAAGGCGAAGAAGGCGAAAACGAGAAGGAGTAA
- the prfA gene encoding peptide chain release factor 1: MKSSIQSRLEQLADRFEEVSALLSDASVIGNQNQFRDLSREFAEIEPIVHCFEAWRHSLDDIEAAKELASDSDADMREMAADELEVAQQKNEELDEELQRLMLPKDPNDSKSIFLEIRAGTGGDEAAIFAGDLFRMYSRYAERRRWQVEVLSESEGEHGGYKELIARVAGDGVYGALKFESGAHRVQRVPETESQGRIHTSACTVAVMPEADETEAVDINKSDLRIDTFRASGAGGQHVNKTDSAIRITHLPTGIVVECQEERSQHKNRAKALSFLASRLQNDEIERQQKSVAETRKSLVGSGDRSERIRTYNFPQGRVTDHRINLTLYKLDEVVSGDLDAVIVPLQQEHQAELLASLADDQ; this comes from the coding sequence ATGAAATCATCGATTCAATCCCGCCTCGAACAGCTCGCTGATCGGTTCGAGGAGGTTAGCGCATTGCTCAGCGATGCCTCCGTTATTGGCAACCAGAATCAGTTCCGCGATCTTTCCCGCGAGTTTGCGGAAATCGAGCCGATCGTGCATTGCTTCGAGGCCTGGCGTCATTCCCTGGATGACATCGAAGCCGCCAAAGAACTGGCCAGTGACAGTGATGCTGATATGCGCGAGATGGCGGCCGATGAGCTGGAGGTCGCCCAGCAGAAAAACGAAGAGCTGGACGAGGAACTGCAGCGGCTGATGCTGCCCAAGGATCCCAACGACAGCAAGAGTATCTTTCTGGAAATCCGTGCCGGTACCGGCGGCGATGAAGCTGCCATTTTCGCCGGTGACCTCTTTCGAATGTATAGCCGGTATGCGGAACGCCGTCGCTGGCAGGTGGAAGTGCTGAGCGAGAGTGAAGGCGAGCACGGAGGCTATAAGGAACTCATCGCCCGGGTCGCTGGCGATGGTGTGTATGGTGCGCTGAAGTTCGAGTCTGGCGCGCATCGGGTCCAGCGGGTGCCGGAAACGGAATCCCAGGGCCGCATCCATACCTCTGCGTGCACGGTGGCGGTGATGCCGGAAGCGGATGAAACCGAGGCCGTGGACATCAACAAATCGGATCTTCGGATCGACACCTTCCGTGCCTCGGGCGCTGGCGGTCAGCACGTTAACAAGACAGACTCAGCCATCCGGATTACGCACCTTCCCACTGGCATTGTCGTGGAATGCCAGGAAGAGCGTTCCCAACATAAAAACCGTGCCAAGGCGCTGAGCTTCCTGGCGTCCCGGCTGCAGAATGACGAGATTGAGCGTCAGCAGAAATCCGTGGCCGAGACCCGTAAGAGCCTGGTCGGCAGTGGCGACCGTTCCGAACGTATCCGTACCTATAACTTCCCCCAGGGTCGGGTAACCGATCACCGTATTAACCTGACATTGTACAAACTCGATGAGGTGGTATCGGGCGATCTGGATGCGGTGATTGTTCCGCTGCAACAGGAACATCAGGCTGAGTTGCTGGCTTCACTCGCCGATGACCAGTAA
- the hemA gene encoding glutamyl-tRNA reductase, which produces MALVTLGINHRTAPVELRERIAFTPERMGEAFAELRAASGATEAAILSTCNRTELYLAGDDDCAPAVLRWLAGFHDLEPADLEQALYVHRDGDAVQHVMRVAAGLDSMVLGEPQILGQLKDAYALARENGASGSFLSRLFEQTFSVAKRIRTQTAIGENPVSVAYAAVTMAHHIFADMSRNKALLIGAGKTMELVARHLSDAGVKDFLVANRTLERAQALAGAHGGEGILLSEIPDHLGDVDIIIASTASPMPVLGKGAVERALKKRKHRPYFMVDIAVPRDIEPEVASLADVYLYTVDDLRQVIEENIRSREGAAREAENLVSAGVQDFLNQLRALDAVSTLKQFRQRAEILRDTETEKALRTLRNGGDPETVLRSLARGLTNKLLHEPSVQVRKATTEGRPEVTEWLRELHQLDVLEADESTTPEKL; this is translated from the coding sequence ATGGCACTGGTAACGCTTGGAATCAATCATCGCACCGCTCCGGTGGAGTTGCGCGAACGAATTGCGTTTACGCCCGAGCGTATGGGGGAGGCGTTTGCTGAACTGCGCGCCGCGTCTGGTGCCACTGAAGCCGCCATCCTTTCGACGTGTAACCGTACCGAACTCTACCTTGCCGGGGATGATGACTGTGCACCCGCGGTATTGCGCTGGCTTGCCGGCTTTCATGATCTGGAACCGGCCGATCTGGAGCAGGCGTTGTATGTGCACCGTGATGGGGATGCCGTGCAGCACGTGATGCGCGTGGCAGCGGGGCTGGATTCCATGGTCCTCGGCGAGCCCCAGATCCTCGGTCAGTTGAAGGATGCCTACGCCCTTGCGCGGGAGAATGGTGCCAGCGGCTCATTCCTCTCCCGCCTGTTTGAGCAGACGTTCTCCGTTGCCAAGCGTATTCGTACCCAGACGGCTATTGGTGAAAACCCGGTCTCCGTTGCCTACGCTGCGGTCACCATGGCGCACCATATATTTGCCGATATGTCCCGTAACAAGGCTTTGTTGATTGGTGCTGGCAAGACTATGGAACTGGTAGCACGCCATCTGTCGGATGCCGGTGTTAAAGACTTTCTGGTTGCCAACCGTACACTGGAACGTGCGCAGGCTCTTGCCGGGGCGCATGGTGGTGAGGGTATCCTGCTTTCGGAGATTCCGGATCACCTGGGCGACGTGGATATCATCATTGCGTCAACTGCCAGCCCGATGCCGGTTTTGGGCAAGGGTGCCGTTGAACGTGCCCTGAAGAAACGCAAGCACCGACCCTATTTTATGGTGGATATCGCGGTACCCCGGGATATTGAACCTGAAGTCGCCTCACTGGCGGATGTCTATCTTTATACCGTGGATGACTTGCGCCAGGTCATAGAGGAAAACATTCGCTCCCGTGAAGGCGCCGCCCGCGAAGCCGAAAATCTGGTTAGCGCCGGGGTGCAGGATTTCCTGAACCAGCTCCGTGCCCTGGATGCGGTGTCCACCCTCAAGCAGTTTCGCCAGCGTGCCGAAATCCTGCGTGATACGGAAACCGAAAAAGCCCTGCGCACGCTCCGCAACGGCGGCGACCCCGAAACGGTATTGCGCAGCCTGGCTCGTGGCCTTACCAACAAACTTCTGCATGAACCGTCGGTTCAGGTCCGAAAGGCGACCACCGAAGGGCGTCCCGAGGTGACCGAATGGTTGCGTGAATTGCATCAGCTGGATGTTCTGGAAGCAGACGAGTCGACCACCCCGGAAAAACTATGA